A section of the Cololabis saira isolate AMF1-May2022 chromosome 6, fColSai1.1, whole genome shotgun sequence genome encodes:
- the fign gene encoding fidgetin: MVSDREQPRLSRSWCGKPRGCPVTYTGLKMQWTPEHTQWAEQHFDISSTTRSPAHKVEAYRGHLQRTYQYAWANDDISALTASNLLKKYAEKYSGILEGPNERALLCSYSDSTAGLMNGRKSENESWQEGIYPMNCAPDVISVSKAGMTAALPPADVSASIGSSPGVAGSLSEPGYSSSNCGSHPATTLHSGLPSQEYTASYNGSYLHSSYSSQSTPALPSPHPSPLHSAGLLQPPPPPPPPALVPSYNAGSPNLTNYNYPPTGYASQTAMGPGYSPGGAAPPSAYLPSGIAAPTPIPPSTLPGYTYQSHNNTPIAPTPLNGSTSSSLKRKAFYMSGDGDMDSSYGNFNYNQQRSSQSPMYRAENNGVSDSNRGSGFERSVEASSLAFKPTKQPVSSDQQRKFSLHSGRALTPPSYGSTKSSAGDLRTVEPYRKFGSPMMSEQSEEHRQHLSHSLTGADIGTATSTIHAAEEQLKNSDSSLVEMVTTEILQQGSPVDWSDIAGLDLAKAVLKEEILWPILRPDMFSGLATLPRSLLLFGPQGTGRTLLARCMASQLGAAFLQLSSSALVTKWLGEGDKIIQVSFLVARRRQPAVVFISDVDLLLSAQLSEDSPVNHLKTELLIQLDSILTSAEGHVLVVCSTSKPEQIPETLRRYFTKRLLIPLPDGTARHQIISQLLSQHNYCLSDKEMSLLVQRTEGFSGLDVAQLCQEALIGPLHGMAGADLSSVHPSQMRPVSYQDFDSVFCKFQRSISQKDLDIYTEWNKMFGCSQ; the protein is encoded by the coding sequence GTCTAAAGATGCAGTGGACCCCAGAGCACACACAATGGGCAGAACAACACTTCGACATCTCATCCACTACCCGCTCACCAGCACACAAAGTGGAGGCCTACAGGGGGCACTTACAGCGCACATACCAGTACGCGTGGGCAAACGATGACATCTCTGCGCTGACTGCCTCCAATCTGCTCAAGAAATATGCCGAGAAGTACTCTGGGATCCTGGAAGGTCCAAATGAAAGAGCCCTGCTGTGCTCCTACTCCGATAGCACCGCTGGACTCATGAATGGACGAAAGTCGGAGAATGAATCCTGGCAGGAGGGGATTTACCCAATGAACTGTGCTCCAGATGTTATATCTGTGAGCAAAGCTGGAATGACAGCTGCCCTACCCCCTGCAGACGTGTCGGCCAGCATAGGCAGCTCTCCGGGGGTGGCCGGCAGCCTGTCCGAGCCCGGCTACTCCAGCAGTAACTGTGGGAGCCACCCGGCCACCACTCTCCACTCGGGCCTCCCGTCTCAGGAATATACTGCCAGCTACAACGGTTCCTACCTGCATTCTAGCTACAGCAGCCAGAGTACCCCAGCCCTCCCCTCCCCACACCCTTCCCCTTTACACAGCGCTGGGCTGCTGCAACCACCGCCCCCGCCTCCTCCTCCCGCTTTAGTACCAAGCTACAACGCTGGGTCTCCAAACCTCACCAATTACAATTATCCTCCAACAGGGTACGCTTCACAGACTGCCATGGGCCCTGGCTACAGCCCCGGGGGGGCAGCCCCACCTTCTGCTTACCTGCCGTCCGGTATTGCAGCCCCTACACCGATACCTCCCTCCACGCTGCCCGGCTACACCTACCAATCCCATAATAATACCCCAATTGCACCTACACCTTTGAATGGCAGCACGTCCAGCTCTTTAAAACGAAAAGCTTTTTACATGAGTGGAGATGGCGATATGGACTCCAGCTATGGTAATTTCAACTACAACCAACAGCGCTCATCGCAGAGCCCAATGTACCGGGCAGAAAACAACGGCGTCTCAGACTCAAACAGAGGTAGTGGCTTTGAGAGAAGCGTCGAAGCATCGTCTCTTGCTTTTAAGCCTACCAAACAGCCGGTGTCCTCCGATCAGCAAAGGAAATTTAGCTTACACTCTGGCAGAGCACTCACTCCTCCATCCTATGGCTCAACCAAAAGCTCTGCAGGAGATCTCAGAACCGTCGAGCCATACAGAAAGTTCGGATCTCCCATGATGAGCGAGCAATCAGAAGAGCACAGACAGCACCTTTCCCACTCCCTGACGGGGGCTGACATAGGTACGGCTACCTCGACTATCCACGCCGCGGAGGAACAACTAAAGAACAGCGATTCCAGCCTGGTGGAGATGGTGACCACTGAGATCCTTCAGCAGGGCTCTCCTGTGGACTGGAGTGACATCGCAGGCCTGGATTTGGCCAAAGCAGTGCTCAAAGAGGAGATACTGTGGCCTATTTTAAGGCCTGATATGTTTAGTGGACTTGCCACATTACCTCGGAGCCTCCTTTTGTTTGGACCTCAGGGAACGGGCAGGACCCTGCTGGCACGCTGCATGGCCAGCCAGCTAGGGGCTGCCTTTCTGCAGCTGAGCAGCTCGGCGCTAGTGACCAAGTGGCTCGGGGAAGGGGACAAGATCATCCAGGTCTCTTTCCTCGTAGCGCGGCGTCGTCAACCGGCAGTGGTCTTCATCAGCGACGTGGATCTGCTGCTGTCAGCCCAGCTCAGCGAGGACAGCCCTGTGAATCACCTCAAGACTGAGCTCCTCATACAACTTGACAGTATTCTGACCTCCGCTGAGGGCCATGTTCTCGTGGTCTGCTCCACCAGTAAGCCTGAACAGATTCCAGAGACCCTACGGAGGTACTTTACAAAGCGATTGCTCATCCCCTTGCCTGATGGGACGGCACGCCATCAGATAATCAGTCAGCTGCTCTCACAGCACAACTACTGTCTCAGTGACAAAGAGATGTCATTGCTGGTTCAGAGGACAGAAGGATTTTCAGGACTGGATGTAGCCCAGCTGTGTCAGGAGGCTCTGATCGGCCCTCTGCACGGCATGGCCGGTGCTGACTTGTCAAGCGTTCACCCGAGTCAGATGAGACCGGTCTCGTACCAAGACTTTGACAGTGTATTTTGCAAATTCCAGCGCAGCATATCACAGAAAGATCTTGACATTTACACAGAGTGGAATAAAATGTTTGGTTGTAGTCAATGA